In the Armatimonadota bacterium genome, GCGTGGGTGCCGGCGCCCTTGATCCGCGCCCCCATCAGGTTCAGGAAGACCGCGGTGTCGACGACCTCGGGTTCGCGCGCGGCGTTCTGCAGCACGGTAGTGCCGCGGGCGGTGCTGGCGGCCATCATGAGGTTGATCGTCGTCCCCACGCTGCTCCGCGGCACGTAGAACGCCGTCCCCTTGAGCCGCCGGGCCGTAGCCTTCATGTACCCATGCTCGGTGGTGACACGCGCGCCCAGGGCCGCGAAGCCCCGCATGTGGAAGTCCACCGGTCGCGCCCCAATGGAACACCCGCCCGGCAGCGGCACCTGGGCCCGCGCCAGCCGCCCCAGCAGCACGCCCGCCATGTAGAACGAGGCGCGCATGCTGCGACAGAGTTCGTAGGGCGCCACGTGGGTGGTCAACGTGCGCGCGTCGATGGTGAGCCGGCCGCTGCGGAAGGTGATGCGCGCCCCCAGGGCTTCCAGGATCTCGATCAGCGTCAGGACGTCACGGCAGTAGGGCACGTTCTCGAGGGTGGAGACGTCGGCGGCCAGGGCGGCCGCCGCCAGCACGGCCAGCGAGCTGTTCTTGCCACCTGCGACCCGCACCGTCCCGCGCAGCCGGCGGCCGCCGGTGATCACCAGTTTGTCCACTCGATTCCCCCTGCCGCGCGTGACGGTGGCTGCTACGGTGTGGGCGCGCGCAACCGGTGATCCACGTAGGCCTGGACTAGCTCCTCCAGCAGGGCCAGCCGGTCGACCTGCCGGATCACCTTGCGCGCGTCGCCATGGCTCGTGATGTAGGTCGGATCGCCCGACAGGAGGTACCCGACGATCTGCTCGACCGGATTGTACCCGCGCTCCTCCAGCGCCCGGTAGACGTAGAGCAGGACCTCCTGGGTGTTGCGCCGCGTGACGCCGCCCCGAAAGACCCCGGTGCGCTCCCGCTCGTCCACGTCGCTCACCTCCCGTACACCAGCCTCGGAGGCGCCCCGGATCCTTCGGGACGGCCACGCGCCAGTGGTGGGCCCGCCTGGCTTCGATCCAGGAACCTGCGCCTTATGAGGGCGCTGCTCTACCACTTGAGCTACGGGCCCGCGGGACGATTATAGCATCGCCCCACC is a window encoding:
- the murA gene encoding UDP-N-acetylglucosamine 1-carboxyvinyltransferase → MDKLVITGGRRLRGTVRVAGGKNSSLAVLAAAALAADVSTLENVPYCRDVLTLIEILEALGARITFRSGRLTIDARTLTTHVAPYELCRSMRASFYMAGVLLGRLARAQVPLPGGCSIGARPVDFHMRGFAALGARVTTEHGYMKATARRLKGTAFYVPRSSVGTTINLMMAASTARGTTVLQNAAREPEVVDTAVFLNLMGARIKGAGTHAITIEGVKALHGATYTIIPDRLEAGTYLLAGAATGGDVLVEGMIPEHVTALLTKLEEAGVEVAVTAEGVRVRGSDELRPVDVDTAPYPGFATDLHPQMVAVLTQARGTSTVRERIFEARFAYTDELRRMGADIRVEGENVHVTGPTRLSGAPVEAPDIRGGAAVVIAALAAEGETEISRVENLDRGYEALEHKLTALGARVVRAGVQAREAG
- a CDS encoding IreB family regulatory phosphoprotein translates to MSDVDERERTGVFRGGVTRRNTQEVLLYVYRALEERGYNPVEQIVGYLLSGDPTYITSHGDARKVIRQVDRLALLEELVQAYVDHRLRAPTP